The Malus domestica chromosome 10, GDT2T_hap1 genome contains a region encoding:
- the LOC103446093 gene encoding uncharacterized protein isoform X1, with amino-acid sequence MIAAMAADGPVNPQVVNSCCATWKHKYSKLEKGRNALREAVQLLQQEVERAQSENSNLKKALEEERARVDIEKKEKENASAARISLEKEISGLKSDISLKPRGNVDAQYRSELNLLKAQVSDRDKEIYRLNVHIEREKKRADSACKNADVEKEEKVKESAARASLENDISGLKSEIYSLKQRENADAEDKSEVNLLKAQVADYEKEINHLKELIEREKKRADSESKNVDVEKKKASEARKAAKAEKSKVDDERKRANTEREKAENYELQLEVLKKEAHKARSDLASETLKLVEANKKIEGEKQKVVKEREIANSEKAKAEEQRKFAEANRKMTMEEKCHVERLSLELVECSKKIDELQKEINEIRRLRELDEAPNAQSDNNRSGVTFQESKSDELKLVLEHPYFEEVNKRYEIEKQKVIKEKKGAESERVKAEKQKKIVEVNWKKAMEEKSRADHLSRQLDDAKKKIVELSSRKLIDASAVELQKDRGAESVEVNYLKKQLKFEKKQKKHAKEVVKLERSRNSILQRELGRLQVEFDQFSQRLGMLNKAFSRSAEGIDDPKKMNLQSGVKRLRPGSPVLDAREAMQHTAPFLLLSGGNCTDSISGIDSILESPVRGSNRKMLESCAIHSSMESFSDRQLVGSQEKLVEENVQPTVSNLSAEVTKINCNENAAVVAENSVRSPVRTDGVGRVNEHSRKRKRILQVVESIENLYTEGKQLHLRVEENLSVLHFLLDKQMKIPYEEGRYLLPSLQGNAMHGMLYEKGNEGIEDKLAMQKYADSNEQNTADKFENEVFGCANVCRQVPLNANELIGVAQASRKGINGSATSDFETLPSFDEVTDGDYLKLLDLDNASDEECYRMAMEMPLSPTLPEIEVQGLEASSADKIKPSLKESYCEGLSSKEKRPPSCGVEVDALDILGKSGNVLGNSAVTKACDLEDSGAELMSDAPFARNVEAVFPLGSELGYVVLSNFKDSSSISRIRYAFRACITQCPLVTDTDWRVLEILLALKTEEKLFPKEKVCVLFSLLLLNFSTAALSKFGSLNWTSTPCLDSYVGHMCSVMSDWEGRSIFAEFGSLEESLNIMEEFLINGRFVVCKDESSETLIDGVHISPRPASADELVAGSIVLASICAAIDHNGFICEMSYNILRISRSNHSLILTILHVFAYLGGEKFFNFGNSNLVIILKSIVTYLEGVSSSDTASSFIPSASNSRTMFSPCINCPFFDDAVSMDAAISLLLEGLQMNASIQSNTPTNFLDCDLSDLLSLVELVAIKMSWEWTSANIIPRLLKVMESCMAENVIAGIVVLLGQLGRIGVNDLGYGDKEVEILRGELSAFLCLDSAMSVGLPTQIATVTALLGLLSCDFKTIIQNNANSAAIASQSGPAESIRKWFSLLPKKQQDVSFDLLQTPGVNKT; translated from the exons ATGATTGCAGCAATGGCGGCAGACGGGCCAGTGAATCCCCAGGTGGTCAATTCGTGCTGTGCTACG TGGAAACATAAGTACTCGAAGCTCGAAAAGGGACGGAATGCACTGCGGGAAGCTGTGCAATTACTTCAACAGGAGGTTGAAAGAGCTCAATCCGAGAATTCCAATCTCAAGAAAG CACTAGAGGAAGAGCGAGCACGGGTAGATATTgagaaaaaggagaaagaaaacgCATCTGCTGCTAGAATATCTTTGGAGAAAGAAATTTCTGGGTTGAAATCTGATATTTCCCTAAAGCCGAGAGGAAATGTAGATGCTCAATATAGAAGTGAACTAAACCTTCTCAAAGCACAAGTTTCTGACCGGGACAAGGAAATTTATCGTCTCAATGTTCATAttgaaagagagaagaaaagggcAGACTCAGCATGTAAGAATGCCGATGTTGAGAAAGAGGAGAAAGTAAAAGAATCTGCTGCTAGGGCATCTCTGGAGAACGATATTTCTGGGTTGAAATCTGAGATATATTCTCTAAAGCAGAGAGAAAATGCAGATGCTGAAGATAAAAGTGAAGTAAACCTTCTTAAAGCTCAAGTTGCTGACTATGAAAAGGAAATTAATCATCTCAAGGAGCTtattgagagagagaagaaaagggcAGACTCAGAAAGTAAGAATGTTGacgtggagaagaagaaggcttCTGAAGCACGAAAAGCTGCTAAAGCTGAAAAAAGTAAGGTTGATGACGAAAGGAAGCGTGCCAATACTGAAAGAGAGAAGGCTGAGAATTATGAGCTTCAGTTGGAGGTACTGAAGAAAGAAGCTCATAAAGCACGTTCTGATTTGGCTTCTGAGACATTGAAGCTTGTTGAGGCAAACAAGAAGATTGAGGGAGAAAAACAGAAGGTGGTCAAGGAGAGAGAGATTGCAAATTCAGAGAAGGCCAAGGCTGAAGAGCAAAGGAAGTTTGCTGAAGCCAATAGGAAGATGACTATGGAAGAAAAATGTCATGTTGAAAGATTGTCTTTGGAATTGGTAGAGTGTAGTAAAAAGATTGATGAGTTACAGAAAGAGATAAATGAAATTAGGCGTTTAAGAGAATTGGATGAGGCTCCAAACGCCCAATCTGATAACAATAGAAGTGGGGTAACTTTCCAAGAGAGtaaatcagatgaattgaagttGGTTTTGGAGCATCCATATTTTGAGGAAGTGAACAAAAGGTACGAAATTGAAAAACAGAAGGTAATAAAGGAGAAAAAAGGGGCAGAATCAGAGAGGGTGAAAGCTGAAAAGCAGAAAAAGATTGTGGAAGTGAATTGGAAGAAGGCTATGGAAGAAAAATCTCGTGCTGATCATCTGTCTAGGCAGTTGGACGACGCTAAGAAGAAAATTGTGGAATTATCCTCCAGAAAATTGATTGATGCATCTGCTGTAGAACTTCAAAAAGATAGGGGTGCTGAAAGTGTAGAAGTGAATTATTTGAAGAAACAACTTAAGTTTGAGAAAAAGCAGAAAAAGCATGCTAAAGAAGTGGTCAAGCTGGAAAGAAGTCGGAACAGTATCTTGCAACGAGAACTAGGTCGCTTGCAAGTGGAGTTTGATCAATTTTCACAGCGCCTGGGTATGCTAAATAAAGCTTTCTCACGTAGTGCTGAAGGTATAGATGACCCAAAAAAG ATGAACCTTCAAAGTGGAGTTAAGCGTCTCAGGCCTGGCAGCCCAGTTTTGGATGCAAGGGAAGCCATGCAACATACTGCACCATTTCTTCTTTTATCTGGAGGAAACTGCACTGATTCTATCTCAGGTATTGATTCTATATTGGAGTCTCCAGTCAGAGGCTCTAACCGAAAAATGTTAGAGAGTTGTGCAATACATTCCAGTATGGAATCTTTTTCTGATAGACAGTTGGTGGGCTCACAGGAAAAATTGGTTGAAGAGAATGTGCAACCAACAGTATCCAACTTGTCTGCTGAGGTTACTAAAATAAATTGCAATGAAAATGCTGCTGTGGTTGCTGAAAACAGTGTCAGAAGTCCTGTTAGAACTGATGGGGTTGGAAGAGTTAATGAGCATAGCAGGAAAAGAAAGAGGATACTTCAGGTAGTTGAATCAATTGAGAATTTATATACAGAGGGTAAGCAGTTGCACCTTCGGGTAGAGGAAAACCTTTctgttttgcattttttgttgGACAAGCAAATGAAAATACCTTATGAAGAAGGGAGATATCTCCTTCCTAGTCTGCAGGGTAATGCAATGCATGGAATGCtatatgaaaagggaaatgaaggtatTGAAGATAAACTGGCAATGCAGAAATATGCTGACAGTAATGAGCAAAATACGGCCGATAAATTTGAAAATGAAGTCTTTGGATGTGCAAATGTTTGCAGACAAGTTCCATTAAATGCTAATGAGCTGATAGGGGTTGCTCAAGCAAGCAGAAAAGGCATAAATGGTTCTGCTACAAGTGATTTTGAAACTTTGCCAAGTTTTGATGAAGTAACTGATGGGGACTACCTGAAACTGTTAGACTTGGACAATGCTTCTGATGAGGAATGCTACAGGATGGCAATGGAAATGCCACTGTCTCCTACACTTCCCGAGATTGAGGTTCAAGGCCTTGAAGCATCCAGTGCAGATAAGATTAAACCTTCATTAAAGGAATCCTACTGTGAAGGATTGTCAAGTAAAGAAAAACGGCCACCCTCTTGTGGAGTTGAAGTTGATGCTCTTGACATACTAGGGAAGAGCGGGAACGTTTTGGGTAATTCTGCAGTTACAAAAGCTTGTGATCTCGAGGACTCTGGTGCTGAACTGATGTCTGATGCTCCGTTTGCAAGAAATGTGGAGGCTGTGTTCCCCCTTGGAAGTGAACTTGGATATGTGGTGTTATCTAATTTTAAAGACAGCAGCAGCATTTCTAGGATACGTTATGCCTTCAGAGCTTGTATTACACAATGCCCTTTGGTTACTGATACAGATTGGAGGGTGCTAGAAATTCTGCTTGCTCTCAAGACTGAAGAAAAACTATTTCCCAA GGAAAAGGTTTGCGTATTGTTTTCATTGTTGCTGCTTAACTTCTCCACTGCTGCTTTGAGTAAATTTGGGAGCTTGAATTGGACGTCAACCCCCTGCTTGGATTCTTATGTTGGACACATGTGCTCAG TGATGTCTGATTGGGAAGGGAGAAGCATATTTGCAGAATTTGGTAGTTTGGAGGAATCACTTAATATCATGGAGGAATTCCTAATAAATGGAAGATTTGTGGTGTGTAAGGATGAATCTTCAGAGACCCTGATTGATGGGGTTCATATATCCCCTCGACCAGCATCAGCCGATGAGTTGGTAGCAGGGAGCATTGTATTAGCATCAATATGTGCAGCAATTGACCACAATGGTTTTATTTGTGAAATGTCTTACAATATTTTGCGGATTAGCAGGTCCAATCATTCATTGATTCTGACTATCCTACATGTTTTTGCTTATCTGGGTGGAGAGAAGTTTTTTAACTTTGGCAATTCCAATTTAGTGATTATCTTGAAATCCATTGTTACATACCTTGAGGGAGTAAGCTCATCAGATACTGCTAGTTCTTTTATTCCATCTGCGAGCAATTCTCGAACCATGTTCAGTCCATGTATCAATTGCCCATTTTTTGATGATGCTGTTTCTATGGATGCTGCTATATCATTGCTTTTAGAAGGGCTCCAAATGAATGCTTCTATTCAATCAAACACTCCTACCAATTTCTTGGATTGTGATCTCAGTGACCTCCTATCATTGGTGGAGTTGGTTGCAATCAAGATG AGTTGGGAATGGACAAGTGCTAATATTATCCCGCGGCTATTAAAAGTTATGGAATCATGCATGGCTGAGAATGTGATTGCTGGAATTGTTGTTCTCCTTGGTCAGCTTGGGAG GATCGGAGTTAATGACCTTGGATATGGAGATAAAGAAGTTGAAATCTTGAGGGGGGAATTATCTGCATTTTTATGTCTGGACTCTGCAATGAGTGTCGGTCTTCCTACCCAAATTGCCACTGTTACGGCATTGTTGGGGCTTCTCTCTTGTGATTTCAAAACAATTATTCAGAATAATGCGAACTCTGCAGCCATTGCAAGTCAGTCCGGTCCGGCTGAGTCTATAAGAAAGTGGTTTTCTTTGCTGCCGAAGAAGCAACAAGATGTTTCATTCGACCTTCTACAAACACCTGGTGTAAATAAGACCTGA
- the LOC103446093 gene encoding uncharacterized protein isoform X2, whose product MAADGPVNPQVVNSCCATWKHKYSKLEKGRNALREAVQLLQQEVERAQSENSNLKKALEEERARVDIEKKEKENASAARISLEKEISGLKSDISLKPRGNVDAQYRSELNLLKAQVSDRDKEIYRLNVHIEREKKRADSACKNADVEKEEKVKESAARASLENDISGLKSEIYSLKQRENADAEDKSEVNLLKAQVADYEKEINHLKELIEREKKRADSESKNVDVEKKKASEARKAAKAEKSKVDDERKRANTEREKAENYELQLEVLKKEAHKARSDLASETLKLVEANKKIEGEKQKVVKEREIANSEKAKAEEQRKFAEANRKMTMEEKCHVERLSLELVECSKKIDELQKEINEIRRLRELDEAPNAQSDNNRSGVTFQESKSDELKLVLEHPYFEEVNKRYEIEKQKVIKEKKGAESERVKAEKQKKIVEVNWKKAMEEKSRADHLSRQLDDAKKKIVELSSRKLIDASAVELQKDRGAESVEVNYLKKQLKFEKKQKKHAKEVVKLERSRNSILQRELGRLQVEFDQFSQRLGMLNKAFSRSAEGIDDPKKMNLQSGVKRLRPGSPVLDAREAMQHTAPFLLLSGGNCTDSISGIDSILESPVRGSNRKMLESCAIHSSMESFSDRQLVGSQEKLVEENVQPTVSNLSAEVTKINCNENAAVVAENSVRSPVRTDGVGRVNEHSRKRKRILQVVESIENLYTEGKQLHLRVEENLSVLHFLLDKQMKIPYEEGRYLLPSLQGNAMHGMLYEKGNEGIEDKLAMQKYADSNEQNTADKFENEVFGCANVCRQVPLNANELIGVAQASRKGINGSATSDFETLPSFDEVTDGDYLKLLDLDNASDEECYRMAMEMPLSPTLPEIEVQGLEASSADKIKPSLKESYCEGLSSKEKRPPSCGVEVDALDILGKSGNVLGNSAVTKACDLEDSGAELMSDAPFARNVEAVFPLGSELGYVVLSNFKDSSSISRIRYAFRACITQCPLVTDTDWRVLEILLALKTEEKLFPKEKVCVLFSLLLLNFSTAALSKFGSLNWTSTPCLDSYVGHMCSVMSDWEGRSIFAEFGSLEESLNIMEEFLINGRFVVCKDESSETLIDGVHISPRPASADELVAGSIVLASICAAIDHNGFICEMSYNILRISRSNHSLILTILHVFAYLGGEKFFNFGNSNLVIILKSIVTYLEGVSSSDTASSFIPSASNSRTMFSPCINCPFFDDAVSMDAAISLLLEGLQMNASIQSNTPTNFLDCDLSDLLSLVELVAIKMSWEWTSANIIPRLLKVMESCMAENVIAGIVVLLGQLGRIGVNDLGYGDKEVEILRGELSAFLCLDSAMSVGLPTQIATVTALLGLLSCDFKTIIQNNANSAAIASQSGPAESIRKWFSLLPKKQQDVSFDLLQTPGVNKT is encoded by the exons ATGGCGGCAGACGGGCCAGTGAATCCCCAGGTGGTCAATTCGTGCTGTGCTACG TGGAAACATAAGTACTCGAAGCTCGAAAAGGGACGGAATGCACTGCGGGAAGCTGTGCAATTACTTCAACAGGAGGTTGAAAGAGCTCAATCCGAGAATTCCAATCTCAAGAAAG CACTAGAGGAAGAGCGAGCACGGGTAGATATTgagaaaaaggagaaagaaaacgCATCTGCTGCTAGAATATCTTTGGAGAAAGAAATTTCTGGGTTGAAATCTGATATTTCCCTAAAGCCGAGAGGAAATGTAGATGCTCAATATAGAAGTGAACTAAACCTTCTCAAAGCACAAGTTTCTGACCGGGACAAGGAAATTTATCGTCTCAATGTTCATAttgaaagagagaagaaaagggcAGACTCAGCATGTAAGAATGCCGATGTTGAGAAAGAGGAGAAAGTAAAAGAATCTGCTGCTAGGGCATCTCTGGAGAACGATATTTCTGGGTTGAAATCTGAGATATATTCTCTAAAGCAGAGAGAAAATGCAGATGCTGAAGATAAAAGTGAAGTAAACCTTCTTAAAGCTCAAGTTGCTGACTATGAAAAGGAAATTAATCATCTCAAGGAGCTtattgagagagagaagaaaagggcAGACTCAGAAAGTAAGAATGTTGacgtggagaagaagaaggcttCTGAAGCACGAAAAGCTGCTAAAGCTGAAAAAAGTAAGGTTGATGACGAAAGGAAGCGTGCCAATACTGAAAGAGAGAAGGCTGAGAATTATGAGCTTCAGTTGGAGGTACTGAAGAAAGAAGCTCATAAAGCACGTTCTGATTTGGCTTCTGAGACATTGAAGCTTGTTGAGGCAAACAAGAAGATTGAGGGAGAAAAACAGAAGGTGGTCAAGGAGAGAGAGATTGCAAATTCAGAGAAGGCCAAGGCTGAAGAGCAAAGGAAGTTTGCTGAAGCCAATAGGAAGATGACTATGGAAGAAAAATGTCATGTTGAAAGATTGTCTTTGGAATTGGTAGAGTGTAGTAAAAAGATTGATGAGTTACAGAAAGAGATAAATGAAATTAGGCGTTTAAGAGAATTGGATGAGGCTCCAAACGCCCAATCTGATAACAATAGAAGTGGGGTAACTTTCCAAGAGAGtaaatcagatgaattgaagttGGTTTTGGAGCATCCATATTTTGAGGAAGTGAACAAAAGGTACGAAATTGAAAAACAGAAGGTAATAAAGGAGAAAAAAGGGGCAGAATCAGAGAGGGTGAAAGCTGAAAAGCAGAAAAAGATTGTGGAAGTGAATTGGAAGAAGGCTATGGAAGAAAAATCTCGTGCTGATCATCTGTCTAGGCAGTTGGACGACGCTAAGAAGAAAATTGTGGAATTATCCTCCAGAAAATTGATTGATGCATCTGCTGTAGAACTTCAAAAAGATAGGGGTGCTGAAAGTGTAGAAGTGAATTATTTGAAGAAACAACTTAAGTTTGAGAAAAAGCAGAAAAAGCATGCTAAAGAAGTGGTCAAGCTGGAAAGAAGTCGGAACAGTATCTTGCAACGAGAACTAGGTCGCTTGCAAGTGGAGTTTGATCAATTTTCACAGCGCCTGGGTATGCTAAATAAAGCTTTCTCACGTAGTGCTGAAGGTATAGATGACCCAAAAAAG ATGAACCTTCAAAGTGGAGTTAAGCGTCTCAGGCCTGGCAGCCCAGTTTTGGATGCAAGGGAAGCCATGCAACATACTGCACCATTTCTTCTTTTATCTGGAGGAAACTGCACTGATTCTATCTCAGGTATTGATTCTATATTGGAGTCTCCAGTCAGAGGCTCTAACCGAAAAATGTTAGAGAGTTGTGCAATACATTCCAGTATGGAATCTTTTTCTGATAGACAGTTGGTGGGCTCACAGGAAAAATTGGTTGAAGAGAATGTGCAACCAACAGTATCCAACTTGTCTGCTGAGGTTACTAAAATAAATTGCAATGAAAATGCTGCTGTGGTTGCTGAAAACAGTGTCAGAAGTCCTGTTAGAACTGATGGGGTTGGAAGAGTTAATGAGCATAGCAGGAAAAGAAAGAGGATACTTCAGGTAGTTGAATCAATTGAGAATTTATATACAGAGGGTAAGCAGTTGCACCTTCGGGTAGAGGAAAACCTTTctgttttgcattttttgttgGACAAGCAAATGAAAATACCTTATGAAGAAGGGAGATATCTCCTTCCTAGTCTGCAGGGTAATGCAATGCATGGAATGCtatatgaaaagggaaatgaaggtatTGAAGATAAACTGGCAATGCAGAAATATGCTGACAGTAATGAGCAAAATACGGCCGATAAATTTGAAAATGAAGTCTTTGGATGTGCAAATGTTTGCAGACAAGTTCCATTAAATGCTAATGAGCTGATAGGGGTTGCTCAAGCAAGCAGAAAAGGCATAAATGGTTCTGCTACAAGTGATTTTGAAACTTTGCCAAGTTTTGATGAAGTAACTGATGGGGACTACCTGAAACTGTTAGACTTGGACAATGCTTCTGATGAGGAATGCTACAGGATGGCAATGGAAATGCCACTGTCTCCTACACTTCCCGAGATTGAGGTTCAAGGCCTTGAAGCATCCAGTGCAGATAAGATTAAACCTTCATTAAAGGAATCCTACTGTGAAGGATTGTCAAGTAAAGAAAAACGGCCACCCTCTTGTGGAGTTGAAGTTGATGCTCTTGACATACTAGGGAAGAGCGGGAACGTTTTGGGTAATTCTGCAGTTACAAAAGCTTGTGATCTCGAGGACTCTGGTGCTGAACTGATGTCTGATGCTCCGTTTGCAAGAAATGTGGAGGCTGTGTTCCCCCTTGGAAGTGAACTTGGATATGTGGTGTTATCTAATTTTAAAGACAGCAGCAGCATTTCTAGGATACGTTATGCCTTCAGAGCTTGTATTACACAATGCCCTTTGGTTACTGATACAGATTGGAGGGTGCTAGAAATTCTGCTTGCTCTCAAGACTGAAGAAAAACTATTTCCCAA GGAAAAGGTTTGCGTATTGTTTTCATTGTTGCTGCTTAACTTCTCCACTGCTGCTTTGAGTAAATTTGGGAGCTTGAATTGGACGTCAACCCCCTGCTTGGATTCTTATGTTGGACACATGTGCTCAG TGATGTCTGATTGGGAAGGGAGAAGCATATTTGCAGAATTTGGTAGTTTGGAGGAATCACTTAATATCATGGAGGAATTCCTAATAAATGGAAGATTTGTGGTGTGTAAGGATGAATCTTCAGAGACCCTGATTGATGGGGTTCATATATCCCCTCGACCAGCATCAGCCGATGAGTTGGTAGCAGGGAGCATTGTATTAGCATCAATATGTGCAGCAATTGACCACAATGGTTTTATTTGTGAAATGTCTTACAATATTTTGCGGATTAGCAGGTCCAATCATTCATTGATTCTGACTATCCTACATGTTTTTGCTTATCTGGGTGGAGAGAAGTTTTTTAACTTTGGCAATTCCAATTTAGTGATTATCTTGAAATCCATTGTTACATACCTTGAGGGAGTAAGCTCATCAGATACTGCTAGTTCTTTTATTCCATCTGCGAGCAATTCTCGAACCATGTTCAGTCCATGTATCAATTGCCCATTTTTTGATGATGCTGTTTCTATGGATGCTGCTATATCATTGCTTTTAGAAGGGCTCCAAATGAATGCTTCTATTCAATCAAACACTCCTACCAATTTCTTGGATTGTGATCTCAGTGACCTCCTATCATTGGTGGAGTTGGTTGCAATCAAGATG AGTTGGGAATGGACAAGTGCTAATATTATCCCGCGGCTATTAAAAGTTATGGAATCATGCATGGCTGAGAATGTGATTGCTGGAATTGTTGTTCTCCTTGGTCAGCTTGGGAG GATCGGAGTTAATGACCTTGGATATGGAGATAAAGAAGTTGAAATCTTGAGGGGGGAATTATCTGCATTTTTATGTCTGGACTCTGCAATGAGTGTCGGTCTTCCTACCCAAATTGCCACTGTTACGGCATTGTTGGGGCTTCTCTCTTGTGATTTCAAAACAATTATTCAGAATAATGCGAACTCTGCAGCCATTGCAAGTCAGTCCGGTCCGGCTGAGTCTATAAGAAAGTGGTTTTCTTTGCTGCCGAAGAAGCAACAAGATGTTTCATTCGACCTTCTACAAACACCTGGTGTAAATAAGACCTGA
- the LOC103446091 gene encoding dihydroceramide fatty acyl 2-hydroxylase FAH1-like: MVAQDFKVDLDKALVFQVGHLGEAYQEWVHQPIVSKEGPRFFESEFWEFLTRTVWWAVPVIWLPVVFYSISVSVRMGHTFPEIVLMVVFGIFVWTLLEYTLHRFLFHIETKSYWWNTLHYLLHGCHHKHPMDGLRLVFPPAATAVLCIPFFNLVKLMASPTVAPALFGGGLLGYVMYDCTHYYLHHGQPSSEVPRNLKKYHLNHHFRIQDKGFGITSSLWDRVFGTLPESKAAKKVR; this comes from the exons ATGGTTGCACAGGACTTCAAAGTTGATTTGGATAAAGCCCTTGTATTTCAG GTTGGCCATCTTGGAGAAGCATACCAAGAGTGGGTTCACCAGCCGATTGTTAGCAAAGAAGGCCCTCGATTTTTTGAAAGTGAATTTTGGGAG TTCTTGACCCGCACGGTGTGGTGGGCAGTTCCTGTCATATGGCTGCCAGTTGTGTTCTATTCCATCTCAGTGTCTGTACGGATGGGCCATACATTCCCTGAAATAGTTCTGATGGTTGTTTTTGGCATTTTTGTCTGGACATTGCTTGAATACACGTTGCACCGCTTTCTTTTCCACATTGAAACAAAGAGCTACTG GTGGAACACCTTACATTATCTCCTTCATGGCTGCCACCATAAGCACCCAATGGACGGCCTGCGACTTGTTTTCCCTCCTGCTGCGACAGCTGTTTTATGCATTCCA TTCTTTAACTTGGTGAAGCTGATGGCCTCTCCTACTGTTGCTCCTGCTTTGTTTGGAGGCGGTTTATTGGGCTACGTGATGTATGATTGCACCCATTACTATCTTCATCACGGCCAGCCATCAAGTGAGGTACCCCGAAATCTGAAG AAATACCACCTGAATCATCACTTCAGGATCCAAGATAAGGGCTTCGGAATAACTTCAAGCTTATGGGACAGGGTGTTCGGAACACTTCCAGAATCGAAAGCAGCCAAGAAAGTCAGATAA